The DNA window ACTCCCGGGACCCCTCGGGCGTCGGGGTCCACAGCAGCGGAGTCTCCACCTCGGTGAAACCCTGGCGCTGCATCGCCGCCCGGATGGCGGCGTTGACACGCGCCCGCAGCCGCAGGTTGGCCTGCATCCGATCGCGCCGCAGGTCCACGTACCGATAGCGGAGCCGGAGCGATTCGTCAGCGTCGATGCGGTCGGTGACCGGGAACGGGGGCGGCTCGGCCGTGGCGAGGATCTCGACCTGGCAGTCACCGACCTCGACCTCACCGGTCGACAGCGCCGGGTTGACCGTGCCCTCGGGGCGGAGGCGCACGGTGCCAGCCACGGCGACGACGTACTCCGACCGGAGGTCATGGGCGTGGTCGACGACACACTGCACGACTCCGGTGTGGTCACGCAGGTCCACGAAGGCGAGGTGCTCGCCGTGCTCGCGGCGGCTGGCCACCCAGCCACACAGACGCACGGACCGGCCGGCGTCGGACGCCCGAAGCGTCCCGCAGTAGTCGGACCGCATCCCGACGGCAGCCGGCCCGGGAGGCCGGCCCGAGGAACCAGCCGGCCCGGGAGGCCGGCCCGAGGAGTCAGCCGGCTCGCTCACGATCGGGCCCGCTCGAGCGCAGTCTGCACCGCCTTGGCGACCTCGTGGCGGGGCACCTTCTCCTCGTCACGATCCGAACGCAACCAGTGCACGGTCACCGTGCCGGCCGCCGCCTCGTCGGGACCGACGATGAGCGCTACCTCGGCCCCCGAGCGATCGGCCGCCTTGAGCTGGGCTCGGGCCGAGCGTCGATCAAAAGCCCGGTCGACACGAACGCCGGCCGTTCGCAGCTCGTCGGTGAGGTCGCGCGCCGCGCCACCACCAGTGAGGTCGACCACGAAGGCGTCGAGCGAGGTCGCCGGCGTCGGGAAGGCGCCCTCGGCATCGCAGGCCTGGAGCAGGCGCTCGATTCCGATCCCGAAGCCGATGCCAGGCGTCGGCGGTCCTCCGAGCGCCTCGACCAGGCCGTCGTAGCGGCCACCACCACCGACGCCGTTCTGCGCCGCCTCGAGCGCCAGGGCCGAGAACTCGAAGGTCGTGCGGGTGTAGTAGTCGAAGCCGCGCACCAAGCGGTGGTCGATCGAGTAGCTGACGCCGAGGGACTCCAACCCTTCGAGGACCCGGGCGAAATGTCTCGCGCACGGCTCGCACAGAGAGTCGAGCAGCCGGGGCGCGTTCGCCGTGACCCGCACGCACGCCTCGTCCTTGCAGTCCAGCACCCGCAGCGGGTTGGCGGCGTAGCGCTCGCCGTGCTCGTCGCACAGCTCGGCCCGGTGCGCCTCCAGGAAGGTGCGGAGCGAATCGATATACGCGGGCCGACAGGCCGCGTCACCCATCGAGTTGAGCTTCAGGTCGATACGGGTCAGGCCCAGGCCGGTGAAGAATCGGGACGCCAGGGTCACGACCTCGACGTCGAGATCGGGATCCTCGGTGCCAAGCGCTTCCACCCCGAGCTGGTGGTGCTGGCGGTACCTCCCCGCCTGGGGACGCTCGTAGCGAAACGCCGGCGTGACGTACCACGCCTTCCACACCACGGGCGGCCGGAGCTGGACGAACGCCCGCACGATGGAGGCGGTCCCCTCGGGTCGAAGAGCGAGGTGACGGTCGCCCTTGTCCCGAAATTCGTACATTTCCTTGCCCACCACGTCGGTGCCCTCTCCCATCCCGCGCACGAAGACCCCCACCTCCTCGAACATGGGACTCAGCACCAGCCCGTAGCCCGCTCGCTCTACAAGACGGGCGAAGGCCACGACGAGGGCCTCCCATCGTGAGGAGTCGGGAGCCAGGACATCGCGGGTCCCGGCGGGTGCCTGGAAGGCTTGACGCTGCTGGGGCACGACTTCTCAGACTAGTGAGGCCTCAGGCGCCCTTGCCTGGGAGTATGCGGTAGGCGTCATAGACGCTGTCGAGGCGCTTGATGGTCCCGATCACCGAGTCGAGGTGGCTCGGGTCGGCCAGCTCGAACTCGAAGCGCATCCGGCTCACCCGGTCGGCCGCCGTGTGGCTGGAGCTGGCGAGGATGTTGATGTGGTGCTCGGCCAGGACCTTGGCCACGTCGGCGAGCAGGCGGGCCCGGTCCAGCGCCTTCACCTCGATCGACGCCACGAAGACCCCCGTCGCGTCGCGGTCCCACTCCACCTCGATGAGCCGCTCGCCGGTCTGCGACGACAGCGACATGGCGTTGGCGCAGTCGCCACGATGGACCGAGACCCCACGGCCCCGGGTGATGAAGCCGAGGATCACGTCGCCCGGGACCGGCGTGCAGCACCGAGACAGACGGATCATCACGTCGTCCAGGCCCTCGACGTACACCCCGGTCGACTGCCGCCGGCTCGGACGCCGCGGCGGGCGCGCCGTCGTCGGCAGCTGCTCGTCGTGGCCCCCGCCCCGAAGCTGGCGGGACAGGCGCTGGGCAACCGAGATGGCCGATACGTGGCCCTCGCCGATAGCCGCGTGCAGCGCGTCCAGGTCGGCGTAGTTCATCGACTCCGCCAAGGTGCTGATCGAGGCCGAGGCGGCGAGCTTCTGCACCGGCAGGCCCTCCCGCCGGAGCGCCTTGACGAGGTCGTCCTTGCCCGTCTCGATGGCGTCCTCCCGCCGCTCACGGCTGAACCACTGGCGGATCTTGTTGCGGGCGCGGGGCGTCACGACGAGCTTGAGCCAGTCGCGAGACGGTCCCGCGGTGGGCACCTTCGAGGTGAAGATCTCGACCGTGTCGCCCGAGTGGAGGGCGGAGTCCAGCGGGATCAGCCGCCCGTTGACCCGGGCCCCGATGCAGCGGTGCCCGACCTCGGTGTGGATGGCGTAGGCGAAGTCGATTGGTGTGGCCGCCGTGGGCAGCGTGAGGACCTTGCCCTTCGGGGTGAAGACGTAGACCTCGTCCTGGTCCAGGTCGAGCTTGAGCGTCTCGAGGAACTCGGTGGGATCCGGGGTGTCCCGCTGCCAATCGACGATGCGCTGGAGCCAGGCGATCTCAGCGGGCGACGAGCGTTCCTTGTAGCCCCAGTGGGCGGCGATGCCGTACTCGGCTCGGTTGTGCATCTCCCGGGTGCGGATCTGGACCTCGAGGGGCTTGCCCATCGCTCCCACGACCGTGGTGTGCAGCGACTGGTAGAGGTTGAACTTCGGCGTGTTGATGTAGTCCTTGAACCGCCCCGGCACCGGGCTCCAGATGGCGTGGATGGCACCCAGCGCCGCCCAGCAGTCCTTCTCGGAGTCGACGAGGACCCGGATGCCCACGAGGTCGTAGATGTCGTCGAACTCCTTGCCCTTGACGACCATCTTCTCGTAGATGCTCCAGAGGTGCTTGGGTCGACCCGTGACCTCGGTCTTGATGGCCACCTCCTGGAGGCGCTCCCGGACCGACTCCAGCACCTGGGCCAGGTAGATGTCCCGCTCCGGCGACCGGGTGGCGACCATCTGCTCGATCTCGGCGTAGCGCTTGGGGTGAAGTGTGGCGAAGGCCAGGTCCTCTAGCTGCCACCGGATCTCCTGGATGCCGAGGCGGTGCGCCAGCGGCGCATAGATGTCGAGCGTCTCCTGGGCCGTCCGGCGCTGCTTCCACGCCGGCATGCTGGCGATGGTCCGCATGTTGTGCAGGCGGTCGCCCAGCTTGATGATCAGGACCCGCCAGTCCTTGGCCATCGCCACCAGCATCTTGCGCATGGTGGCGGCCTGCTGCGCCTCCCTCGAGTCGAACCGCAGCCGGTCGAGCTTGGTGACACCGTCGACGATGGCCGCCACCACGGGGCCAAAGTCCTCCGACACCGAGTCGAGCGACAACCCCGTGTCCTCCACGGCGTCATGGAGGAGGGCCGCGGCGATGGTGACGTCGTCCAGGCCCAGGTCGGCGACGACGGTCGCCACGGCGAGCGGGTGGTTGATGTAGGGCTCGCCGGAGTTGCGAACCTGGTCGACGTGGGCCCGCTCCGCGACCCCGTAGGCCCGCACGATGAGCGAGGGCGAGGCCTTGGGATGCCGGGCCCGGAAGGCCTTGACCAAGGGTGTCACCGCCGGCGTGGGCGCGGACGTCTGCCGATGCCAGGGCAACAGGGCCCGATCGACGCCCACCATGCGCATCACGATCCGACCCTCACGTCGCGACCCTGATCGGGGATAGACCAAGCTCCACTCTTCTACGGTAGTCGTCGGGGCGGCGTGAGGGCACCATCCCGCCCCAACAGGCTGTGTTGTCGAGCCGCTGCCGCGGAGTGTCTATCGCCGTTTGCCCTTCTTTCGAGGGCGAGGCGACGAGCGGCGACCCGACGGACGCCCCCTGGTCGAGCTCGGTCGGGGCCGACCGGTGGGCGCGGGTCCTTGGCCGGCACCGTCTGTCGATTCCGCTGCCACACCGTCCTCGCCGGGCCTCCCGCCATCGCCAGTGACGGCGGCGCCGTCCGCTTCCGCGTGCCCGGCGCGACCGCCCCGTCCGGCCCCAGACCCGGCTCGCACCAGGGCCCCCGGTTGGCTGCCGCCCCCCCGAGCGGCGGCCGCCGCCGCCGGCGTGAGCAGCGTCATGGCCTCGCCCCGTGCGCTCAGCCGCTGTCGGATCGTGGCGTAGCGACCCTCGCGCTCCTTCATCATGGCGAGCAACGGGGAGGCGATGAAGATCGAGGAGTAGGCCCCGCTGGCCAGGCCGATGAACAGGGCCAGGCCGAACTCCTGCAGGGGCTTGGCCCCGAGGAACTGGGCCCCGATCACGAGGATCGACAGGATGGGCAGCAGGGCCACGAACGACGTGTTGATCGAGCGCATCAGCGTCTGGTTCATGGAGAGGTTGACCACGTCGCTGTACGTGAGCCGACCCGTCGACGCCAATCCCTTCGTGTTCTCCTGGACGCGGTCGAACACCACGATGGTGTCGTACAGCGAGTACCCAAGGATGGTGAGGAACGCCACCACCGTGGCCGGGGTGACCTGCAACCCCGACAAGGAGTAGATCCCGGCGGTCACGAGGATGTCGTGGATGACCGCCACGATGGCCGCCACCGCCATCTTCCACTCGAAGCGCAGCGTGATGTAGAAGGCGATGGCCAGGAAGAAGGCCAAGAGCGCGTACTCGGCCTTGGTCGTGATCTCGTGGCCCCACGTCGGGCCCACGTCGTTGATGCTGACCTGGGACGGCTGCACGTGGGCCACCGACGCCAGCTTGTTGGTGACGGCCTGCTTCACCTGGGCCTGGTGGGCGGCTGAGCCCGAGTTGACGTTGGCCTCCACATCGAGCGTCTTCCCGCCGAGCACCGTGATGGTGGGATCGGGCACTCCCACCGAGCCCACGGCCGAACGGGCCTGGCTCACGCTGACGTTGGGCGCCACCACCTGCCAGGACGTGCCGCCCTTGAACTCGATGCCGAAGTTGAGGCCCTTCACGCCGAGCGAGACGGACCCCACGATGATCACCACGGCCGACAGCAGGAACCAGCGCCACCGCTTGCCGACGAAGTCGAAGGCGGTCTCGCCCCGGTACAGGCGCGACCACAGGCCGCGCAGCCCGCCCCTCCCCTCGCTCACGCCGGAGTCCTCGCCGGAGGCCGGGCGGGGGCGCCATCGGCCTTGGGCGCAGGCGTTGACGCCAGACCGCTGGCCACGCCCAGCCACCGGGCCTCGGTGAAGAACCGGTTGCGGCCGACCATGACAACCATGGGCCGGGTGAAGGTGAACGTGATGATGACGTCGAGCAGGGTGGACAGGCCCAGGTAGAAGGCGAAGCCGCGGACGGCGCCGACGCTCAGCCAGTAGAGGATGGCGGCACCGATGAACGACACCGCGTCGGCCGCCAGTACGGTGCGGAAGGCGGAGCGGAAGCCCCTGTCCACCGACGACCGGATCGTCTTGCCCGACCGTATCTCGTCCTTCAATCGCTCGAAGTAGACGACGTAGGAGTCGACCGTGATGCCGATGGACACGATGATGCCGATCACGCCTGACAGGTCGAGGGCGAGGCCGTTGCTGTGGCCCAGGTATGACACGATCGCCCAGAGCAGTGCGGCGGTGAGGCCCAGTCCCGCGACCACGATCATCCCGAGGGCCCGGTAGTAGGCGATCATGTACAGCATCACCAGGCCCAGCCCCACGAGACCGGCCACCAACCCGGCGTGCAGCGAGTCATGGCCCAGGGTGGGCGACACGGTGGTGACGGTCTGCTGGTTGAGCTGGACCGGCAGGGCGCCGTAGCGCAGGATCAGGGCCAGGTTCTTGGCCGACGACTCGTTGAAGCTCCCGGTGATCTGGCCCTGGCCGCCGAAGCTCTGGGCGTTGATCGTCGGCGCCGACTGAACGGTCCCGTCGAGCTCGATGGCCACCTGCTTCTGGTAGTTCTGCTGGGCGAGCTGGTCGAACTTCGGCGATCCCGAGCTGGTCAGGGTGAAGTTGACCTGCCACCCGCCGCCGTTCTGGGGCACGGCGGCGCTCGCGCTCTTGATGATGCTCCCGTTGAGGATGGCCGGGCCGAGGACGTAGCGGGTCGTCGAGTTGATCTGCGGCAACAGGACGTTGCTTTGCGATACGTCGCCGCCCTTGGGCGTGCTGGGCACGCTGGCGAGAGTGGGGTCGGCCTGCCCGCCGGCGGCCGACGAGCAGGACGGCGGCCCCGCAGGCGGAGGGGGCTGGCCCGGTGCCGGAGGCGTGAACGGCGGAGCCGTGCACAGCACCGGGCGGAAGAACAGCTGCGCCGTCTGACCCACGATCTGGATGGCGCGCTGCTGGTCCTTGACGCCCGGAAGCTGGATGATGATGTTGTTGCCCTGGCGGGCGATGTTGGGCTCGGCCACGCCGAGGGCGTCCACCCGGTTGCGGATGATCGAGATGGCCTGGTCGAGCTGGTCCTGGGGGACCTGATGGGCCGGCTGGTAGACCACCGACACACCGCCCTGGAGGTCCAGCCCCAGAGCCGGCGAGTACCCGAGGCCGATCACGGCCCCCAGTGCCCCCAGGCACACCAGCACCGTCCCGATGGCCCACACCATCAGGCGCCGTCTCAACGAAACGCTCCCATCTACCCGGCGATCTCCTCGGGTCCGTTGTCGTCCCGGTGGCGGCCCGAACCCTGAGCCCGCTCATCGTGGGAGCCTTCGTGACGCTCGTCGTCGACCTCGTTGGTGTCGTCGACCTCGTGGGCGACGTCCGCCGCGTCTGACTCGTCGGACTCGTCGGACTCGTCGGACTCCGTCGGATGCTCCACCTTGCGGCCCAGCGCCTGGCGCAGCATGGCGATCGTCACGCCGGGAGCCACCTCGATATAGACGCGGTCCTCCTCGATCGCCTCGACGTGGCCGACGATGCCGCTGACCGTCACGACCTCGTCACCGACGTCGATGGACGAGACCAGGGCCTGCTGCTGGCGGACGCGTTGCTGCTGGGGGCGAATGAGCAGGACGTACATCAAGATGAGTAGCAGGGGCAGGAAGAGGAGGATTTCCATGGATTTGGACCTCCAAGGGGAGCAGTCATCGAGATTACTCCAGGCGGGCTGGCTGGAGTTTTCAGGCTGACGTGCTGGGCAGAGGCCTCCATTGGCCGGCGAGCTCGGCCCGCAGCCCCGTCAGGGTCCCGTCTCCGATGGCCGCCCGCATGCGAGCCACGAGGGCGAGGATCCAGGCCAGGTTGTGCATCGTCAGCAGTCGCCGGGCGGACGCCTCGCCGATGACCAACAGGTGGCGCAGGTAGGCCCGCGACCAGCGTCCGCAGACGGCGCAGGGGCAGGCCGGATCGATGGGGTCCCCGTCCCGGGCAAATGCCGCGTTGCGCAACCGGAGGGGACCTTCGGTGGTCATCGCCGTGCCATGCCGGGCCAATCGGGTCGGCAGCACGCAGTCGAACATGTCGACACCGACGGCGACCGCCTCGACGAGCCCGACGGGGTCCCCGACGCCCATCAGGTAACGGGGCCGGTCTGCGGGCAGCTCGGCCACGGTCGGGGCCAGGGCGGCGAGCATCTCGCTCCTGCTCTCGCCGACCGAGAGGCCCCCGATGCCGTACCCGGCGAGGTCGAGCTCCACGGTCCGCCGTGCGCTCTCGGCCCGCAGCGCCTCGTCGATCCCTCCCTGCACGATGCCGAAGAGGGCCTGGCCCTCCCGCCCTCCCCGGCGATGGGCCTGGCTGGCCCGCCGACCCCACGCCACCGTCCGTTCGACGGCCTGGCGCAGCACCGTTGGGGAGGAGGGCAGCGGTGGGCACACGTCGAGGGCCATCTGGATGTCGGCACCCAGGAGGCCCTGCACGGCCACGGCGTCCTCGGGCGTCAGGCGGTGAGTCGAGCCGTCGTAGGTGGAACGGAACGTCACCCCGTCGTCGTCCACCCTCGCCGCCAGGGAGAAGACCTGGTACCCACCCGAGTCGGTGAGCACCTGGCCGTCCCAGGCCGCGAAGCGGTGGATGCCGCCCATCGCAGCCACCACGTCGGCGCCCGGGCGCAGCATCAGGTGGTAGGTGTTGGCCAGGGTGACCTCCACGCCGAGCATCTCGAGGTCGGCGCTGGAGAGCCCCTTCACGCTGCCTCGGGTCCCGACGGGCATGAAGCAGGGGGTCGTGAAGCGGCCGCGCGGGGTCTCGACCGATCCCGTGCGGGCGGCCCCGTCTCTGGCTGCGACCGTGAACCGCAGGGTCACGAGGCTGCCGAACTCCTGCTCACGATCATGGCATCGCCGAAGGACAGGAAGCGGTAGCCCTCGGCGAGGGCGAGGTCGTAGAGCGTTCTCCACCGCTCACCGCAGAAGGCGTCCACCAGGAGTAGGAGCGACGACCGCGGGAGGTGGAAGTTGGTCAACAGCACGTCCACCACCCGGAACGGGAAGCCGC is part of the Acidimicrobiales bacterium genome and encodes:
- the hisS gene encoding histidine--tRNA ligase gives rise to the protein MPQQRQAFQAPAGTRDVLAPDSSRWEALVVAFARLVERAGYGLVLSPMFEEVGVFVRGMGEGTDVVGKEMYEFRDKGDRHLALRPEGTASIVRAFVQLRPPVVWKAWYVTPAFRYERPQAGRYRQHHQLGVEALGTEDPDLDVEVVTLASRFFTGLGLTRIDLKLNSMGDAACRPAYIDSLRTFLEAHRAELCDEHGERYAANPLRVLDCKDEACVRVTANAPRLLDSLCEPCARHFARVLEGLESLGVSYSIDHRLVRGFDYYTRTTFEFSALALEAAQNGVGGGGRYDGLVEALGGPPTPGIGFGIGIERLLQACDAEGAFPTPATSLDAFVVDLTGGGAARDLTDELRTAGVRVDRAFDRRSARAQLKAADRSGAEVALIVGPDEAAAGTVTVHWLRSDRDEEKVPRHEVAKAVQTALERARS
- a CDS encoding bifunctional (p)ppGpp synthetase/guanosine-3',5'-bis(diphosphate) 3'-pyrophosphohydrolase, whose amino-acid sequence is MRMVGVDRALLPWHRQTSAPTPAVTPLVKAFRARHPKASPSLIVRAYGVAERAHVDQVRNSGEPYINHPLAVATVVADLGLDDVTIAAALLHDAVEDTGLSLDSVSEDFGPVVAAIVDGVTKLDRLRFDSREAQQAATMRKMLVAMAKDWRVLIIKLGDRLHNMRTIASMPAWKQRRTAQETLDIYAPLAHRLGIQEIRWQLEDLAFATLHPKRYAEIEQMVATRSPERDIYLAQVLESVRERLQEVAIKTEVTGRPKHLWSIYEKMVVKGKEFDDIYDLVGIRVLVDSEKDCWAALGAIHAIWSPVPGRFKDYINTPKFNLYQSLHTTVVGAMGKPLEVQIRTREMHNRAEYGIAAHWGYKERSSPAEIAWLQRIVDWQRDTPDPTEFLETLKLDLDQDEVYVFTPKGKVLTLPTAATPIDFAYAIHTEVGHRCIGARVNGRLIPLDSALHSGDTVEIFTSKVPTAGPSRDWLKLVVTPRARNKIRQWFSRERREDAIETGKDDLVKALRREGLPVQKLAASASISTLAESMNYADLDALHAAIGEGHVSAISVAQRLSRQLRGGGHDEQLPTTARPPRRPSRRQSTGVYVEGLDDVMIRLSRCCTPVPGDVILGFITRGRGVSVHRGDCANAMSLSSQTGERLIEVEWDRDATGVFVASIEVKALDRARLLADVAKVLAEHHINILASSSHTAADRVSRMRFEFELADPSHLDSVIGTIKRLDSVYDAYRILPGKGA
- the secF gene encoding protein translocase subunit SecF, with amino-acid sequence MSEGRGGLRGLWSRLYRGETAFDFVGKRWRWFLLSAVVIIVGSVSLGVKGLNFGIEFKGGTSWQVVAPNVSVSQARSAVGSVGVPDPTITVLGGKTLDVEANVNSGSAAHQAQVKQAVTNKLASVAHVQPSQVSINDVGPTWGHEITTKAEYALLAFFLAIAFYITLRFEWKMAVAAIVAVIHDILVTAGIYSLSGLQVTPATVVAFLTILGYSLYDTIVVFDRVQENTKGLASTGRLTYSDVVNLSMNQTLMRSINTSFVALLPILSILVIGAQFLGAKPLQEFGLALFIGLASGAYSSIFIASPLLAMMKEREGRYATIRQRLSARGEAMTLLTPAAAAAARGGGSQPGALVRAGSGAGRGGRAGHAEADGAAVTGDGGRPGEDGVAAESTDGAGQGPAPTGRPRPSSTRGRPSGRRSSPRPRKKGKRR
- the secD gene encoding protein translocase subunit SecD codes for the protein MRRRLMVWAIGTVLVCLGALGAVIGLGYSPALGLDLQGGVSVVYQPAHQVPQDQLDQAISIIRNRVDALGVAEPNIARQGNNIIIQLPGVKDQQRAIQIVGQTAQLFFRPVLCTAPPFTPPAPGQPPPPAGPPSCSSAAGGQADPTLASVPSTPKGGDVSQSNVLLPQINSTTRYVLGPAILNGSIIKSASAAVPQNGGGWQVNFTLTSSGSPKFDQLAQQNYQKQVAIELDGTVQSAPTINAQSFGGQGQITGSFNESSAKNLALILRYGALPVQLNQQTVTTVSPTLGHDSLHAGLVAGLVGLGLVMLYMIAYYRALGMIVVAGLGLTAALLWAIVSYLGHSNGLALDLSGVIGIIVSIGITVDSYVVYFERLKDEIRSGKTIRSSVDRGFRSAFRTVLAADAVSFIGAAILYWLSVGAVRGFAFYLGLSTLLDVIITFTFTRPMVVMVGRNRFFTEARWLGVASGLASTPAPKADGAPARPPARTPA
- the yajC gene encoding preprotein translocase subunit YajC encodes the protein MEILLFLPLLLILMYVLLIRPQQQRVRQQQALVSSIDVGDEVVTVSGIVGHVEAIEEDRVYIEVAPGVTIAMLRQALGRKVEHPTESDESDESDESDAADVAHEVDDTNEVDDERHEGSHDERAQGSGRHRDDNGPEEIAG
- the tgt gene encoding tRNA guanosine(34) transglycosylase Tgt, whose amino-acid sequence is MTLRFTVAARDGAARTGSVETPRGRFTTPCFMPVGTRGSVKGLSSADLEMLGVEVTLANTYHLMLRPGADVVAAMGGIHRFAAWDGQVLTDSGGYQVFSLAARVDDDGVTFRSTYDGSTHRLTPEDAVAVQGLLGADIQMALDVCPPLPSSPTVLRQAVERTVAWGRRASQAHRRGGREGQALFGIVQGGIDEALRAESARRTVELDLAGYGIGGLSVGESRSEMLAALAPTVAELPADRPRYLMGVGDPVGLVEAVAVGVDMFDCVLPTRLARHGTAMTTEGPLRLRNAAFARDGDPIDPACPCAVCGRWSRAYLRHLLVIGEASARRLLTMHNLAWILALVARMRAAIGDGTLTGLRAELAGQWRPLPSTSA